A window of the Streptomyces sp. Ag109_O5-10 genome harbors these coding sequences:
- a CDS encoding sensor histidine kinase, with translation MATEYGHEYRHEYGHGQDHGQDHGHGYGYGYGPYGGRRHRVPAVLRAPFEARSWREFGYVLLGLPVGVTLFVWAVTMLSLGVGLLVTFIGIPLLAVALAGCRGFGALERARARGLLKLEVADPEPLRMRKPGFFAWVGAVLKSGTSWRHLLYAVLQFPWSMFSFVVALNFWAYGWALLTYPLWFWVFPMWAGQGGIQLYGDAHHSVYLDNPFEITVTALVGLLFTLATPWIVRALTLVDRVMVNGLLGPSKLASRVVELESDRGVVVDTAAADLRRIERDLHDGAQARLVALAMDLGLAKEKLREDPQVAARMVDEAHGEVKTALQELRDLARGIHPAVLTDRGLDAALSSVASRCTVPVRVEVDLAERPAAAIEGIAYFTVSELLQNISKHARASEAAVDVWRTADRLMLQVVDDGVGGADTARGSGLAGLAERLDAVDGILVVDSPVGGPTRVTAELPWRG, from the coding sequence ATGGCCACGGAGTACGGACACGAGTACCGGCACGAGTACGGGCACGGGCAGGACCACGGGCAGGACCACGGGCATGGCTACGGATACGGCTACGGGCCGTACGGCGGGCGCCGGCATCGGGTGCCGGCGGTGTTGCGAGCGCCGTTCGAGGCGCGCAGCTGGCGCGAGTTCGGCTATGTCCTGCTCGGCCTGCCGGTCGGCGTCACGCTGTTCGTGTGGGCCGTGACGATGCTCTCCCTCGGTGTCGGTCTGCTGGTGACCTTCATCGGGATCCCGCTGCTGGCGGTGGCCCTCGCCGGGTGCCGTGGCTTCGGGGCGCTGGAACGGGCACGCGCGCGTGGGCTGCTCAAGCTGGAGGTGGCCGACCCGGAGCCGCTGCGGATGCGCAAGCCGGGGTTCTTCGCCTGGGTCGGCGCGGTGCTGAAGAGCGGCACGTCCTGGCGTCACCTGCTGTACGCGGTCCTGCAGTTCCCCTGGTCGATGTTCTCCTTCGTCGTCGCCCTCAACTTCTGGGCGTACGGCTGGGCCCTGTTGACGTATCCGCTGTGGTTCTGGGTGTTCCCCATGTGGGCCGGGCAGGGCGGGATCCAGCTCTACGGCGACGCGCACCACAGCGTCTACCTCGACAACCCGTTCGAGATCACCGTGACCGCGCTGGTGGGGCTGCTGTTCACGCTGGCCACGCCGTGGATCGTCCGGGCACTGACGCTGGTGGACCGGGTGATGGTGAACGGGCTGCTGGGGCCGTCGAAGCTGGCTTCGCGGGTGGTGGAGCTGGAATCGGACCGGGGGGTGGTCGTGGACACGGCCGCCGCCGACCTGCGGCGCATCGAGCGGGATCTGCACGACGGGGCGCAGGCGCGGCTGGTGGCGCTGGCCATGGATCTGGGGCTGGCGAAGGAGAAGCTGCGGGAGGATCCGCAGGTCGCGGCGCGGATGGTGGACGAGGCGCACGGTGAGGTGAAGACCGCGCTGCAGGAGTTGCGGGACCTGGCCCGTGGGATCCATCCGGCCGTGCTGACCGACCGCGGACTGGATGCGGCGCTGTCCTCGGTGGCGTCGCGGTGCACGGTGCCGGTGCGGGTGGAGGTCGACCTGGCGGAGCGGCCGGCGGCGGCGATCGAGGGGATCGCGTACTTCACGGTGTCCGAGCTGCTGCAGAACATCAGCAAGCACGCGCGGGCGAGTGAGGCGGCGGTCGATGTGTGGCGGACTGCGGACCGGTTGATGCTGCAGGTCGTGGACGACGGGGTGGGGGGTGCGGACACGGCGCGGGGGTCGGGGCTGGCGGGGCTGGCCGAGCGGCTGGACGCGGTCGACGGGATCCTGGTGGTGGACTCGCCGGTGGGTGGGCCCACGCGGGTGACGGCGGAGCTGCCCTGGCGGGGCTGA
- a CDS encoding 2-oxoacid:acceptor oxidoreductase subunit alpha, whose product MTSQVSRTTEQADGTVVGEQRKPGGVKAVRRLDRVIIRFAGDSGDGMQLTGDRFTSETASFGNDLSTLPNFPAEIRAPAGTLPGVSSFQLHFADHDILTPGDAPNVLVAMNPAALKANIGDLPRGAEIIVNTDEFTKRAMQKVGYDTSPLEDGSLDGYSLHPVPLTTLTVEALKEFDLSRKEAERSKNMFALGLLSWMYHRPTEGTERFLQQKFARKPEVMKANLVAFRAGWNFGETTEDFAVSYEIAPATTAFPVGTYRNISGNLALAYGLVTASRQADLPLFLGSYPITPASDILHELSKHKNFGVRTFQAEDEIAGIGAALGAAFGGSLAVTTTSGPGVALKAETVGLAVSLELPLLVVDIQRGGPSTGLPTKTEQADLLQAMYGRNGEAPVPVIAPRTPADCFDAALEAARIALTYRTPVMLLSDGYLANGSEPWRIPELEELPDLRVQFASGPNHTLEDGTEVFWPYKRDPQTLARPWAVPGTPGLEHRIGGIEKQDGTGNISYDPANHDFMVRTRQAKIDGIVVPDIEVDDPDGAETLVLGWGSTYGPITAAVRRLRAAGEPIAQAHLRHLNPFPRNLGTVLKQYDKVVIPEMNLGQLATLIRAKYLVDAHSYNQVNGMPFKAEQLATALKEAIHD is encoded by the coding sequence GTGACCAGCCAGGTCAGCAGGACAACGGAACAGGCCGACGGAACCGTCGTGGGAGAGCAGCGCAAGCCGGGCGGTGTGAAGGCCGTCCGGCGCCTGGATCGGGTGATCATCCGGTTCGCGGGGGACTCGGGTGACGGTATGCAGCTCACCGGTGACCGGTTCACATCGGAGACCGCGTCCTTCGGCAACGATCTGTCGACCCTGCCGAACTTCCCCGCCGAGATCCGGGCCCCCGCAGGCACTCTGCCGGGGGTCTCTTCGTTCCAGCTGCACTTCGCCGACCACGACATCCTCACCCCGGGTGACGCGCCGAACGTGCTGGTCGCGATGAACCCGGCCGCGTTGAAGGCGAACATCGGGGACCTGCCGCGCGGCGCGGAGATCATCGTCAACACGGACGAGTTCACCAAACGGGCGATGCAGAAGGTCGGCTACGACACCTCGCCCCTGGAGGACGGTTCACTCGACGGCTACAGCCTCCATCCGGTGCCGCTGACCACGCTGACCGTGGAGGCACTGAAGGAATTCGACCTCAGCCGCAAGGAGGCCGAGCGCAGCAAGAACATGTTCGCGCTCGGCCTCCTGTCGTGGATGTACCACCGGCCGACCGAGGGCACGGAGAGATTCCTCCAGCAGAAGTTCGCCCGCAAGCCCGAGGTCATGAAGGCCAACCTGGTCGCCTTCCGCGCGGGCTGGAACTTCGGCGAGACGACGGAGGACTTCGCCGTCTCCTACGAGATCGCCCCGGCGACGACCGCCTTCCCGGTCGGCACCTACCGGAACATCTCCGGGAACCTGGCCCTCGCCTACGGCCTGGTCACCGCGTCCCGGCAGGCGGATCTGCCGCTGTTCCTCGGGTCGTACCCGATCACCCCGGCCTCGGACATCCTGCACGAGCTGTCCAAGCACAAGAACTTCGGTGTGCGGACCTTCCAGGCGGAGGACGAGATCGCCGGCATCGGCGCGGCCCTGGGGGCGGCGTTCGGCGGCTCGCTGGCGGTGACGACGACCTCCGGCCCCGGTGTCGCCCTGAAGGCGGAGACGGTCGGGCTCGCGGTCTCGCTGGAGCTGCCGCTGCTGGTCGTCGACATCCAGCGGGGCGGGCCGTCCACCGGGCTGCCCACCAAGACCGAGCAGGCGGACCTGCTGCAGGCGATGTACGGCCGCAACGGCGAGGCGCCCGTCCCTGTGATCGCCCCGCGAACGCCGGCCGACTGCTTCGACGCGGCGCTTGAGGCGGCCCGGATCGCGCTGACCTACCGGACACCCGTGATGCTGCTCTCCGACGGCTACCTGGCCAACGGCAGCGAGCCCTGGCGGATCCCGGAGCTGGAGGAGCTTCCCGACCTGCGGGTGCAGTTCGCGAGCGGCCCCAACCACACCCTGGAGGACGGGACCGAGGTCTTCTGGCCGTACAAGCGGGATCCACAGACCCTCGCCCGGCCCTGGGCGGTCCCCGGCACGCCCGGCCTCGAACACCGCATCGGCGGCATCGAGAAGCAGGACGGCACGGGCAACATCTCCTACGACCCCGCCAACCACGACTTCATGGTCCGCACCCGGCAGGCGAAGATCGACGGCATCGTCGTCCCCGACATCGAGGTGGACGACCCGGACGGCGCCGAAACCCTGGTGCTGGGCTGGGGGTCGACGTACGGGCCGATCACGGCGGCGGTACGGCGGCTGCGCGCGGCCGGGGAGCCGATCGCGCAGGCGCATCTGCGGCACCTCAATCCGTTCCCGCGCAATCTCGGCACCGTGCTGAAGCAGTACGACAAGGTGGTGATCCCGGAAATGAACCTGGGTCAGCTCGCCACCCTCATCCGGGCGAAGTACCTGGTGGACGCGCATTCGTACAACCAGGTCAACGGCATGCCGTTCAAGGCCGAGCAGCTCGCCACGGCGCTCAAGGAGGCCATCCATGACTGA
- a CDS encoding helix-turn-helix domain-containing protein, with the protein MCPYRLVLEHVTSRWGVLVLIELLDRPHRFSELRRAIGRVSEKMLTQTLQTLERDGLVHRDAKPVIPPRVDYSLTDLGREAAEQVRELALWTERRMADVERAREAYDEAKRR; encoded by the coding sequence ATGTGCCCGTACCGCCTGGTTCTGGAGCACGTCACCAGCCGCTGGGGTGTCCTGGTCCTGATCGAGCTCCTCGACCGCCCCCACCGCTTCAGCGAGCTGCGCCGCGCGATCGGCAGGGTCAGCGAGAAGATGCTCACCCAGACCCTGCAGACCCTGGAACGCGACGGCCTCGTCCACCGCGACGCCAAGCCCGTGATCCCGCCCCGGGTCGACTACTCCCTCACCGATCTCGGCCGTGAGGCCGCTGAGCAGGTGCGGGAGCTGGCGCTGTGGACCGAGCGGCGGATGGCGGACGTGGAGCGGGCCAGGGAGGCGTACGACGAGGCGAAGCGCCGCTGA
- a CDS encoding sensor histidine kinase, translating to MTAPAPRSPGYADAGEDRERLPPVRFAFESHTWKEIAHLLLNLPMSLFGFVYVVTTVWVSGVLTLTVIGIPLLAATLLGARQLGKLERARARALLGVRVEEPTPLPWTRRGAGYGRLWMTLKDPVGWRTLLYDFIRLPWGVLTFCVTLVSLFVLWPVLPFVARGLSNVDRAMVRGLLSPSDELERRIAELESDRGVVVDTAAADLRRIERDLHDGAQARLVSLAMGLGLAKEKLLEDPDAAAAMVEEAHGEVKLALQELRDLARGIHPAVLTDRGLDAALSSVASRCTVPVQVTADLPSRPAPAIEGIAYFTVSELLQNVSKHSGARTASVDVWRADDRLLIQVRDDGRGGASLDGGSGMRGLADRLGAVDGLFVVDSPAGGPTTVTAELPWRDRP from the coding sequence ATGACCGCACCAGCACCCCGATCCCCCGGCTACGCCGACGCCGGCGAGGACCGCGAGCGACTGCCGCCCGTGCGCTTCGCCTTCGAAAGCCACACCTGGAAGGAGATCGCACACCTCCTCCTGAATCTGCCGATGTCGTTGTTCGGCTTCGTCTACGTCGTCACGACGGTGTGGGTGAGCGGTGTGCTGACGCTGACGGTGATCGGCATCCCCCTGCTCGCCGCGACCCTGCTGGGCGCCCGCCAGCTGGGGAAGCTGGAGCGGGCACGGGCGCGTGCGCTGCTCGGGGTGCGGGTGGAGGAGCCGACCCCGTTGCCGTGGACCAGGCGCGGCGCGGGCTACGGGCGGTTGTGGATGACCTTGAAGGATCCGGTGGGCTGGCGGACGCTGCTGTACGACTTCATCCGGCTGCCGTGGGGCGTCCTCACCTTCTGCGTCACGCTGGTCTCGCTGTTCGTGCTGTGGCCGGTGCTGCCGTTCGTCGCGCGCGGGCTGTCGAACGTGGACCGGGCGATGGTGCGCGGCCTGTTGTCGCCCTCCGACGAGCTGGAGCGCCGTATCGCCGAACTGGAGTCGGACCGGGGGGTGGTCGTCGACACGGCCGCCGCCGACCTGCGGCGCATCGAGCGGGATCTGCACGACGGGGCGCAGGCGCGGCTCGTCAGCCTGGCGATGGGGCTCGGCCTGGCGAAGGAGAAGCTGCTGGAGGACCCCGACGCCGCCGCCGCGATGGTCGAGGAGGCGCACGGCGAGGTCAAACTGGCGCTGCAGGAGCTCAGGGACCTCGCCCGCGGCATCCATCCGGCGGTGCTGACCGACCGGGGGCTGGACGCGGCGCTGTCGTCGGTCGCCTCGCGCTGCACGGTGCCGGTCCAGGTGACCGCCGACCTGCCGTCCAGACCGGCGCCCGCGATCGAGGGCATCGCCTACTTCACCGTCTCCGAGCTGCTGCAGAACGTCAGCAAGCACAGCGGGGCGCGTACCGCCTCGGTGGACGTGTGGCGGGCCGACGACCGGCTGCTGATCCAGGTGCGGGACGACGGGCGCGGCGGGGCCAGCCTGGACGGCGGCTCCGGGATGCGCGGGCTCGCGGACCGGCTGGGCGCGGTCGACGGCCTGTTCGTCGTCGACTCACCGGCCGGCGGCCCCACGACGGTCACCGCCGAGCTGCCCTGGCGCGACCGGCCGTAG
- a CDS encoding response regulator transcription factor gives MYAGRGVGGREIVEDRVRVVIAEDSVLLREGLTRLLTDRGHDVVAGVGDAEALVKTIADLDAQDALPDVVVADVRMPPTHTDEGVRAAVRLRKAHPGLGVLVLSQYVEERYATELLAGSSRGVGYLLKDRVAEVREFVDAVVRVAEGGTALDPEVVAQLLGRSRKQDVLAGLTPREREVLGLMAEGRTNSAIARQLVVSDGAVEKHVSNIFLKLGLSQSDGDHRRVLAVLTYLNS, from the coding sequence ATGTACGCCGGACGGGGTGTGGGGGGCCGGGAGATCGTGGAGGACAGGGTGCGGGTGGTCATCGCCGAGGATTCCGTGCTGCTCAGAGAGGGGCTGACCCGGCTGCTGACCGACCGGGGGCATGACGTCGTCGCGGGTGTCGGGGACGCGGAGGCGCTGGTCAAGACCATCGCCGACCTGGATGCCCAGGACGCGCTGCCGGACGTCGTCGTCGCGGACGTGCGGATGCCGCCGACACACACCGACGAGGGCGTACGGGCCGCCGTACGGCTGCGGAAGGCGCATCCAGGACTCGGGGTGCTGGTGCTGTCGCAGTACGTGGAGGAGCGCTACGCCACCGAACTGCTGGCCGGTTCCAGCCGGGGCGTGGGATATCTGCTGAAGGACCGGGTCGCCGAGGTGCGGGAGTTCGTGGACGCGGTGGTGCGGGTCGCCGAAGGGGGTACGGCGCTCGACCCGGAGGTCGTCGCCCAGTTGCTCGGACGGAGCCGGAAGCAGGACGTTCTCGCGGGCCTCACCCCGCGGGAGCGGGAGGTGCTGGGGCTGATGGCCGAGGGACGGACGAACTCGGCGATCGCCCGGCAGCTGGTCGTGAGCGACGGCGCCGTCGAGAAGCACGTCAGCAACATCTTCCTCAAACTGGGGCTCTCCCAGAGCGACGGTGACCACCGGCGTGTTCTGGCCGTTCTGACGTATCTGAACTCCTGA
- a CDS encoding 2-oxoacid:ferredoxin oxidoreductase subunit beta, with protein sequence MKDFKSDQEVRWCPGCGDYAILAAVQGFMPELGLAKENIVFVSGIGCSSRFPYYMNTYGMHSIHGRAPAIATGLATSRRDLSVWVVTGDGDALSIGGNHLIHALRRNVNLKILLFNNRIYGLTKGQYSPTSEVGKITKSTPMGSLDAPFNPVSLAIGAEASFVARTIDSDRKHLTEVLRAAAAHPGTALIEIYQNCNIFNDGAFDALKDKQSAEEALIRLEHGKPVRFGADGARGVVRDRLTGDLKVVDVTADNESEVIVHDAHSPSPTTAFALSRLADPDTLHHTPVGVFRSVERPVYDVQMSGQLDTAVEQHGKGDLAALLAGGDTWTVVG encoded by the coding sequence ATGAAGGACTTCAAGTCCGACCAGGAGGTGCGCTGGTGCCCGGGCTGCGGTGACTACGCGATCCTCGCCGCCGTCCAGGGGTTCATGCCGGAGCTGGGGCTGGCGAAGGAGAACATCGTCTTCGTCTCGGGCATCGGCTGCTCGTCGCGCTTCCCGTACTACATGAACACGTACGGCATGCACTCCATCCACGGCCGCGCCCCGGCGATCGCGACCGGGCTGGCAACGAGCAGGCGTGACCTGTCGGTGTGGGTGGTGACCGGTGACGGTGACGCGCTGTCCATCGGGGGCAACCACCTCATCCACGCCCTGCGCCGCAACGTCAACCTGAAGATCCTCCTCTTCAACAACCGCATCTACGGGTTGACGAAGGGGCAGTACTCACCGACCTCCGAGGTCGGCAAAATCACCAAGTCGACACCGATGGGCTCGCTGGACGCCCCGTTCAACCCGGTGTCGCTGGCGATCGGCGCGGAGGCGTCCTTCGTCGCCCGCACGATCGACTCCGACCGCAAGCACCTCACCGAGGTCCTGCGCGCGGCCGCCGCCCACCCGGGCACGGCCCTGATCGAGATCTACCAGAACTGCAACATCTTCAACGACGGCGCCTTCGACGCCCTCAAGGACAAGCAGTCGGCCGAGGAGGCGCTGATCCGCCTGGAGCACGGGAAGCCCGTCCGCTTCGGCGCGGACGGCGCGCGCGGTGTCGTACGCGACCGGCTCACCGGCGACCTGAAGGTGGTCGACGTGACCGCGGACAACGAGTCCGAGGTCATCGTCCACGACGCCCACTCCCCCTCCCCCACCACGGCCTTCGCGCTGTCCCGCCTGGCCGACCCCGACACCCTGCACCACACTCCCGTCGGTGTCTTCCGTTCGGTGGAACGGCCCGTCTACGACGTCCAGATGTCCGGGCAGCTGGACACCGCGGTCGAACAGCACGGCAAGGGCGACCTCGCGGCGCTGCTGGCCGGCGGGGACACCTGGACGGTCGTCGGCTGA